Sequence from the Candidatus Thioglobus sp. NP1 genome:
GAAAATCATGGGGTAGATGCTTGCCTTCTTACAAACGATGATGGTACAAATATAGAGTTGGTGTCTGGAAAAAATATTGAGAGTTTTGTTAAGAAAAAACAATTCCTTTACCATAGTTGCTGGGAGGTTAATAATATTGAAACTGCAATTAAAAATTTTTGTGATAACGATGCAGTATTAATTTCTGAGCCAAAAGAGTCATTATTATTTAATAATAGAAAAGTTGCTTTTTTATATACAAGTGTTGGTATATTGGAACTGTTAGAGTCAGAATAAAGTGTTATTTAATAGCTACATATTTATCTTGGTTTTCCTACCAGTATCCTTTTTTATTTACTTTTACTTAAACCATAAAAAATTAATAATCCCAGCAAAATGCTCGCTTGTATTTTCAAGTTTATTTTTTTATAGTTGGTGGAATATTGTATATCTACCATTGATTTTAGCTTCAGTTGTTTTTAATTATGCAATAGCTGCAAAAATAGTAGAGCATGGTAATTTAAAGAATAAATATTTTTCAAAAAAAATACTCCTTCAAATTGGGTTGGTATTTAATGTTGGATTACTTGCATATTTCAAATATGCTGACTTCTTTATATCTAATACTAATAGCTTAATTAATTCAAATATAGCTCTGCTGTACTTAACTTTGCCTCTTGCTATAAGCTTTTTCACTCT
This genomic interval carries:
- a CDS encoding VOC family protein: MKLKFNHIGIACENISEVIVFLESTFNIVSKSKIIYHENHGVDACLLTNDDGTNIELVSGKNIESFVKKKQFLYHSCWEVNNIETAIKNFCDNDAVLISEPKESLLFNNRKVAFLYTSVGILELLESE